The DNA region TGGTAAAAGTTTTTTCAAAGCCTCTGTAGTAGGACTTGCAAGTGTTAAAACATTCAATTCACGTTTTTGATTACGTACAGAAATATCAGAAAAGCAAAAGCGGAATCCATCATTTGGTGTATAGAGGTAATTTTTATTTGTATTCTCATTTTTAACTAATTTTAGAATGTATTGACCTATTTTTTTCCCTAAGAGTCTATAATTCAGCTCATACTTTATAATATCACTGCTAGGCATGGTTTCTGTACTTGAAATAGAATATATAGATGGTAATTTCTTCTGAGGATTATAGATTTGGATATCCTTTAAACAAGAAGCTCTTTCTATACTTGTAGTTACAATAGCATCAAAACAATTACTAGATGAAATCACGTCAAACGCAGTGATAAATCTTAGAGAATAATCACTGCTAAAAATTTTAAGATTGCAATAATTATCTTCCAAAGTTTCGGATAAGCTTTTTACAAACTGTTTTATATTGGAAAATTTACTTTCTCCTGAAAACAATGCAATATTTTTATGCCCGTCTTTTATTAGTCTCTTTGCAATATCTGTTCCTGCTTTTTTAAAGTCAAAAGAAACAAAGGTAGAATTTTCAGGCATATTTTCCACAAATCTATCTACAAAAATAAATTTTGTATTATCATTATAAATTTCATTGTTTTTCACGAAAGAGCTTACGACAATTACATAATCAGGATTTAATGATAAAACCCGTTCTAGAATCTTTTGTTCTGAATAGGATATACTATTAGTGGCAAAAACATTTACTTCATACCCATATTCTTTCAACTGATTATCAATACTTATAACCAAATCAGTGTATACCTTCATATTAAGTTCAGGGATTATTATACTTATACGCTTACTGTATCTCTGTCTTAATTCTCTTGCCTGAGCATTGATTTTATAGCCAAGTGCTTTAGCTGCATTTTCAACCAACCTGATTTTCTCAACACTCACATTTCCTTTTTTGTTCAGAACATTTGATACTGTTCCATGCGATACACCAGCTAGCTTTGCAATATCTTTGATATTCGGCATAAATATCCACCTTTATCTAATTGTTATTTGCTGATATTATATCACAGTATATAAGGATTGTGTCAATATAAGAATATTAATTAACCTATTGTACTAGTGATTTAACTAGCACAATAGGTTCACTTAAGATTTTTCTAGCTTCAATAGAACCCAATATTGCATGGTCAGTACTGCTGCCAGTTTTATAAGTATATATGTCATGAAGCATTCCTGAAATAGTACAGAGCTCTGCATTGATTCCTCTTTTTAATGCAAGTAAATTGCAAAATGAAGATACCGCATATAGATGAATATAGCCATGATTTCTTAACTCTAAATCAGGTTGATTGTTTAAAATATCATTAACAATTATACGTATTTTTACTAATCTGTTCATAGTTTTATCACCCTTTATTTAAATATTTTACATAAACATACCTGTAACTCTATTTTATCATCTTATGAATTTTATCGGTAGCAGATAATATATAGCTCAAAAATAAAAAATAATCTCAGTCCACATTTTATGATCCGTATAACCATATGGGCTGTTCACAAATATTTTACATTTATTTTAAATTAATATACCCAATAAATGAATAAAATTATATATAATTAAAGAAAGAAATCAGAATATTCAATAAATTAAATATGAATATTAGATGGGAGGAGAATATATTATGGATAAATATTTAATTAAGAATACAACTAAAGAACAAAGAGAAAAAATTATCAGAGATTCACTTAACTGCGGCGGAGGCGGCTGTGAAAACTGTTCTGCATGCGGCGTATACGGAGCACAGGATCCTTATGAAATGTATCAGACATATATTGACGGTGAAAAAGAAATTTCTGAGATCAACAATGAATTTAGATCTTCTTCTTTTATTCGCTAAACAGATGCCCCATGCGATTACTGTTAACTAGATTAATAGAGTGTGTATAATAATCACTTAAAGCCCTTGATTTCAAGGGCCTTAAGTGATTTTCCATGTCTATGCCTGGCCATATTAATTAGATAAAGGGCATTCCTTGTAGTTAATATCCCTTCCCTGATTATATATAGTTTAGAATATTATGATACATTTATTTCTTGTATATTACAAGAAAGTTGTGTAACGTGATTGGAGACAGCTGTAAGGCTGTTTAAGATCACTCCGGTAACCACGAGTATATTCCTGTTAAGCAGATGAGTGTCAGGGATTTATCATGAAATAACAATACTCCTCCCAACATGGAGAAGAAATTATTAAGAGTTTAATTTATTCTCTACACCGCACCCTTCTCCGCACTTCTAACAAGTCCTGCTGGCATATCCTCTTTCAGTCTCCACATAAAGCTTATGGGCTTGTTACCTTCATGACTTACATATTCAGCCTCACCTAGATATGTATATGGCGAAGTTAATCCATTATTTACTTTATATTCTCTTACAAATAAAATTATCTTATTTCCTGTATTTAAATGATTAATATATCTTTGCCCTGTAGGACTATCCTGTGAAGTTCCACTTTGACTTTGCCAGTGGAATAGTCTTTCATTTATGGCATAATCCTCATAAAGTGTTGAAGGTGAAAAGTCCTTTTCAGATTTATTTAGAGTTATGAAAAAATCATCTGTTTTTCTATCACTAAAATATTTGGCACCTTCTCTAAAAGAAGGCTTTTTATTTTCATTAAAAAATCCAAAAGCAGCCATTATCTGATCTGTAGAATAGCTGCAATGCAACTCTAGGGGATAAATAAATCCTAAGTCTACAGGTTTAGCAATAAAATCAATGTTTTCATAATTATAAGTAAGTATTTCTATTGCCTCTTCCATTAGCTCTTTATTTTTACAAAGCTGTATTAGTGCAGTTTCAAAACTTTCATATTGAAGCTTTTCTGAACAGTCTTGGTAGAAACTATAATATAGCATTCCTAGCATTAATTTTTCTTCTTCATTATAATTATCTACCTTATATCCTTAGCTCTTTATTTTTACAAAGCTGTATTAGTGCAGTTTCAAAACTTTCATATTGAAGCTTTTCTGAACAGTCTTGGTAGAAACTATAATATAGCATTCCTAGCATTAATTTTTCTTCTTCATTATAATTATCTACCTTATATCCTTCTATAAATGATCTTAAACTCCTTATAGCAAATTCTATAAACTTTCTTGAATTTATATGAAATAAATTTTTAAGTCTTTTTGTTATTATTGCCTCATCTTCATTTTGAAAGTCATTTATTAAACCAGCATCCACCTTAAGTCTAGAAAAGCTTCTATTACCTTGACTACCATAAAACTCACCTAAAATATAATTGTTATATTTCAAGAAGTTGCCTAAAGTAAGGTTTATTCCTGTATCCTTTTCAAAATATTTTAATTTGCTTATTAGATTGGCTTTAGTAATTTTTGCACTCTTTATGTTTCTAAGTACATAATCCTTAGCTTCTTTCTCCAGCTGTATATAGCATCCCTTAGGAAGTTTTATAAATCCATTATTTATGCTGTATTCTACTGAATGCTTTGATTTACCTATTAAAGCCTTAAATTTTTCTTCAAAATTATAATTTTTATGTGCCTGTCCAACAAAATCTAAAACAGTCAAACAGTCTTTGTCCTCAGAAAGTCTAAGCCCTCTTCCAAGCTGCTGAAGAAATACCGTTAAACTTTCTGTAGGTCTTAGAAATAATACTGTATTCACTTCTGGAATATCTACACCTTCATTATATAAATCCACAGTGAATATAAATTTAATCTCACCATTAACCAGCTTTACTTTTGCATCATTTCTTTCCTCTGCTCTACTATCTCCATGTAATGCTAAGGATGGAATTCCAGCTGTAGTAAATCTATCTGCCATAAATTGTGCATGTTTTACACTTACACAGAAGCCTAATCCTATTACTGAATTAATATCTGTAACATATTTTTGCACACTAGTTATTATCTGATTAACTCTCAAATCATTATTAGTATATACATTTTCTAGCTGAGCTCTATCATATCCACCACGAGTCCATTTAAGCTTTGATAAGTCTACTGAATCTGATACAGCAAAATACTGAAAAGGACTTAAAAGTTTTCTATCAATGGCTTCTGGAAGTCTCATCTCTGCTGCCATTCTACCATCAAATCTCTCAAGAACATTTTTACCATCCATTCTTTCAGGCGTAGCAGTAAGTCCAAGAAGAATTTTAGGTTTATAATAGTCAAGAAGTTTTGTATATGAAGGTGCTTCTGCATGATGGAATTCATCTACAATGATAAAATCATAGAAATCCTCTGTAGTTTTCTCCTGAAGCTTTACACTGTTAAAGCTTTGAATACTCATAAATAGATGGTCTAAAGATGTGGGAACATTTCCACCAACAGCTGCCCAAAATTATTATTTTTTAAAATAGCCCTAAATGTACCAAGACTCTGTTTTAATATTTCCTCTCTATGAGCTATAAATAATAACCTGTTTCTTTCCTTTTTATTCTGCCTTGCAAAATCTCTATAATCAAAAGTTGCTATTACAGTTTTACCAACACCTGTGGCTGCTACTATGAGATTCTTATTTCTACCGTACAATATTCTTTCAGCTTTTAGCTTCTCAAGTATCTCCTTCTGATAAAAGTAGGGAGTTATATCAAAATTAAAGGTGAATTCACTACCACTATCTTTTAAAGATTCCCTATTTAAAGATGTCTTTAATCTTATTTCATCTTCCCTGCTTTCAGAATTAAAACTTATAAATTCTGCATCATTCCAATAGCTCTCAAAGGTAGCTTCAAACTTTTTTATAATATCAAAAGAATCCTTTTCTGTTACTTTTGTCCGATGACTACCCACTCTAATACTCCCATCTTCTTCAAAGTGGGAATAAAGAGTGGCTACGTCCCTGGATAACGATTTCTAAGCATCAGGTGGAACAAAAACTCCACCTGATACTAAGAACTCTGTTTATATTCCATTCTAGTCCTGAAGTTAAAGCAGCATTTGAGAGATTTGAAGAACCAATATAGGCTGTAGTAAAGCTAGTTTCACGTTTGAATAGATAAGCTTTGGCATGAAGTCTTGTTCTTTTTGTATCATAGGAAATCTTTATATCAGTATTTTTTAGCTTACTGAGTTCCTCTATAGCTTTATAATCTGTAGCTCCCATGTAGGAAGTGGTTATTATTCTAAGCTTATGGTTATCATCCTTTGTAAACTCTCTAAGTTCATCTATTATACATCTTAATCCACTCCACTTTACAAAAGATATTAACAAATCCACAGCATCACTGCTTAAAATTTCTTTTTTTATCTCACTCATCATATCAGGTTCTAAGGGTGTTCCCGTAAAAAGAGAACTTTGAGAAAGAGGGGTAACTGGTCTTGGAGACTTATGTTTATCACCTTTTACTGCTCTTGCATTATTTATTTTAGAATAAAGAGCCGTTAACATCTCTCCCTCTTCATCAATTTTAAAATCTTCTATACCCTTGTCTTTTGTGAGTTTACTGAGACTTTCTATAAGTTCATTACAAGCTTTTATCTGTGAAAGTAAAGCCTCTTCTTTATCATCAGATTTATAGTTTTCCCTTATAAAACGAAGTGATTTTTTTATAACTAAAGATATGTAATTTGAAAGAACAGTTTTCGCTTCCTCTACATCTATAGACTCTTTTTCTATAAGATATTTATCCACATCTAAGGCTTTAAGTTTTTCTTTTATTTCTTCATTTATTACCTGTTCATATATTCCCTGGGCCATTTGCTTATTCTTCATATGTATCACCTTTTTTTATTTACTCAATATGTATATTATAAAAGCCTCTTTTTTATTTTTGTACTTTTATTCATCTTCAACAAACCTAGCTACATCATGACCACACTTTTTACACTTGCCTTTAAGTACAATACCAGCTTTATCATTATGTAAAGTATATCTAACTATAGTAGTCATTCCACAATCAGGACAAAAAACATTTTTTACTATAAGTTCCTGTATGTTTTTAGGTAGTTCAGCCCATTTTTGAAGGGCTTTAAAATCCGTTACTTCCATTAATACTATTCCTCCATCAACTTCTCAACAAAATATTTATCCGCCGGTGCAAAATTAAAGTTCTTTAATTCTTCTATGCTTACCCATCTGCACTCGTCATGTACTGAAAGCTTTATATTTCCTTTAACTATACTTCCCTGAAAAGCTATTAGTTTTATAGTAATTGTATCATATCTATGAATATTTTCTCCAAAATAATTATCAATGGCTATATCTATATTCATTTCCTCTTTTAGTTCTCTAATAAGTGCTTCTTCTGGAGTTTCTCCTTGCTCTATCTTGCCACCAGGAAACTCCCAGAAGCCGCCCATGCTTTTTCCCTGTTGTCTTTTTGCTATTAGGATGTTGTCATTATTGTTTTTTAACATGGCTGCTACTACGTTTAGCATTTTTTGCACCTTCTTTTAATAGTGAATCATTCTCTTTTAACATTACTAAGATTTTTTTAACGTTAATTTTTCCACAAAATTTCTAAACTCATTATCATCAGTATATCCATCTTTAATTTTAATGTCTAATTCTTCTAATAAACTGAATAAAAAATCTTTATCTTTGAGATTATCTATAGATATATCATAGTATGCTATACTCACTTTTATTGAATTGATAATAGAATTTTCATCAGGAATAAAACTTTTTACTTTTTCTATTTTATCCTGTAAGTCTTGTTTACTTACATATTCACTTAACAAGTACTCTTTCTTCATTTCCTCTATAGTCTTATTAAATTCTTGCTTACATTTATCAATTTGTTTTTGTATATCATTTTCCCTAAATAATTTTTCAACATATTTATTAAATTCCTTTATTCTTTCACATAGTAAAGGAATCTTTTCTTTTAAAATGATATATTCTCTTTCTCCAGTGCTAATTAGATTTGCTTTCTTAATTTTTTTAGATTCATAATCAAACTTATTTGAAACTTTTTTAATTTTATCACTATCATAAAATACTTTTAGACTACTTCTCCATTTATTTAATAGTTTACCTTCTTTCTTAGTTTTTGAAAACATACTTTTAATAATAGTATTTATTCCTACTGTTTTATCTGAAAATCTTATACCATTAAACCTTATATTTATGAATTGAATCTTTTTTCTTAGCACCTCTAAATCACAATATGTTACTTTATTCAAATACTCCATTTCAATTGAATCTATAATCTCTTTTGTTAAATTTGTTGGAATCTTTCCGCTCAAT from Clostridium pasteurianum BC1 includes:
- a CDS encoding HD domain-containing protein; this encodes MNRLVKIRIIVNDILNNQPDLELRNHGYIHLYAVSSFCNLLALKRGINAELCTISGMLHDIYTYKTGSSTDHAILGSIEARKILSEPIVLVKSLVQ
- a CDS encoding (deoxy)nucleoside triphosphate pyrophosphohydrolase — encoded protein: MLNVVAAMLKNNNDNILIAKRQQGKSMGGFWEFPGGKIEQGETPEEALIRELKEEMNIDIAIDNYFGENIHRYDTITIKLIAFQGSIVKGNIKLSVHDECRWVSIEELKNFNFAPADKYFVEKLMEE